In Nocardioides nitrophenolicus, the genomic window CCGGATCGCGGCCAGGTTCAGGATCGGCATGATGCCCGGCAGGATCGGGATGTCGACGCCGCGGGCGCGGACCCGCCCGACCAGGTCGAAGTAGTCGGAGGCGCGGAAGAACATCTGGGTGACCGCGAACTCCGCGCCGGCCCGGGCCTTGGCCACCAGGACGTCGGCGTCGGCGTCGAGCGAGTCGGCCGACGGGTGGCCCTCGGGGAAGGCGGCGACGCCGATCCGGAAGTCGCCGCGCGAGCGGGCCAGCTCGACCAGGTCGAGGGCGTAGTTGAGCCCGCCGTCGGTGGGGGTCCAGTCGGCGCGGGGGCCTTCCTGCGGGTCGCCGCGCAGCGCCATCACGTGGCTCACGCCCTCGGCGACGTAGGCGTCGAGGATGGCCTCGAGCTCCTCGCGGGTGTGGCCGACGCAGGTGAGGTGCGCCATCGGGACCATCGAGGTCTCGCGCGCGATCCGGCCGGTGATCGCGACGGTCTTGTCGCGTGTGCTGCCGCCGGCGCCGTAGGTGACCGACACGAAGGTGGGCTGGTAGGGCTCGAGCGCCCGGATCGCGTCCCAGAGCTGCGCCTCACCCGCCTCGTCCTTGGGAGGGAAGAACTCGAAGGAGAACGAACGGCCGCCCTCACGGATGATCTCGCCGAGGGAGCGCCCAGCACCGGTGGTCATGGGCCGCAGTGTAGGTCGCCGGAGGGGGCCGGGGCCGGGCATCTCGCCGATCACCGGAGTCACTAGGCTCACATCCGTGACACAGCAGGCGTGGGACCCGACCTCCTTCCGGACCGACGTCCAGGCCACCCTCGACGCCTTCCTCGCCGACCAGGCGGACCGGCTCGCGCCGCTCGGTGGCGACGCCGCGCGGCTGCTGTCGGAGGCGCGGGTGACCGTGACCGGCGGCAAGCGGTTCCGGGCGGCGTTCTGCCACTGGGGCTATGCCGCGCTCGCCGGCGCGCCGAGCGGTGCCGACGCCGAGGCCGTACGCCGGGCCGCGGCCGCGCTCGAGCTGCTCCACGCCAGCGCCCTGGTCCACGACGACCTGATGGACGCCTCCGACACCCGCCGCGGCCGCTCCGCGACCCATCGCACCTTTGAGCGCGCCCACCGCGCCGACGGCTGGCGCGGCGACCCTGAGCAGTACGGCGCGGCGGCGGCGATCCTCCTCGGCGACCTGCTGCTGTCGTGGTCCGACGAGCTGCTGCGCCGCTGCGGCCTGGGCTGGGACCGGGTCGGTCCGGCGCTCGACGTGTTCGACCTGTGCCGCTCGGAGGTGATCGCCGGGCAGTTCCTCGACGTCTCGGTCCAGGCCCGCGGCCGCGCCGACGTCACCCAGGCGATGACCGTGCTGCGCTACAAGTCGGCGAAGTACTCCATCGAGCGGCCGCTCCACGTCGGCGCCGCGCTGGCCGGAGCGGACGCCGCGACCCTCGACCTGCTCACGGCGTTCGGCCTGCCGCTCGGCGAGGCGTTCCAGCTGCGCGACGACCTGCTCGGCGTCTTCGGCGACCCGGCCACCACCGGCAAGCCCGCCGGCGACGACCTCGTGGAGGGCAAGCGCACGGTGCTGGTGGCGCTCGCGCTCGACCGGGCACCCGTCGCCGACGGCGAGCGGCTCGACCGCGCGCTCGGCACCGCCCTCTCCGACGCGGAGGTCGCCGACCTCCGGGCCATCATCGACGGCTGCGGCGCCCGCGCCGAGGTCGAGTCGATGATCGACGACCTGGCCCGGCAGGCGGTCGACGCGCTGCACCGCGGCCAGGCCGAGGCCGGCTGGGACGCCGAGGCCTGCCGGGCCCTGGAACAGCTCGCCGCCGCGGCCACGCGGCGCGCCCACTGACCCCGCCTCGGGCCGCCTGCTCCGCGTGAACCCGACCGAACCGCTCCCCGACTCCCGCCCCGCCCGGGTGCCCGCCCTGGACGGGCTGCGAGGCGTGGCCGTGCTCGCCGTCGTCGGCTACCACCTGTTCCCCCACCGCCTGCCCGGCGGCTTCCTGGGCGTCGACATGTTCTTCGTCCTGTCCGGCTTCCTGATCACGGCGGAGCTGGTGCGCGAGGCCGACGGGACGGGTCGGCCGCGCTTCGCCCGGTTCTGGGTGCGCCGGGCCCGCCGGATCCTCCCGGCCCTGCTCGCGGTCCTGCTCGCGGTCACCGCGACCGCCGGGCTGCTCGGTGGTGCACTGGAGGTGCGGCTGCGCCAGCAGGTGCTGGCGGCGCTGACCTTCAGCAGCAACTGGTACCAGGCGGGCGGGCCGTCGTCGTACGCCGACAGGTACGAGGCGCCGGTGCTGCAGCACCTGTGGTCGCTGGCCGTCGAGGAGCAGTTCTACCTGGTGTGGCCGGTGCTGCTGTGGCTGCTGCTGGTCGTGACCCGCCGGTGGGGCGCGGACCGGCGCGGGCTGGTCGTGGCGGTCCTCGCCGCGCTCGGCGTCGCGGCCATGGCGCTCGGACGGCTGGGTGGCGGCTCGCTGGACCGGCTCTACTTCGGCACCGACACCCACGGCTTCGCCCTGCTGGTCGGCGCGACCGCCGCGCTGTGGGTCGTCGAGGTGCGGCTGCGGACCGCGGTCGCGCTGTCGGGCGGGATCCTGCTCGCGATCCTGTTGCTCCCCTGGGACGCCGCGCTCACCTATCTCGGCGGCATGGCCGCGGTCGCGACCGCCACCGCCCTGCTCGTGCTCCACGTGACCGGCGACGCCCGGCGCGTCGACTGCGGCCGGTCGCCGGTCGCCCTCGCCCTGTCCGCGCCGCTGCTGCGCTGGGCGGGACGGCGCAGCTACGGGATCTACCTGTGGCACTGGCCGGTCATCGTGGTGCTGCTGCAGGTCGCGCCCGGCCTGCCGCTCGCGGTGGCCGCGGTACCGATCACGCTGGCGCTCGCGGCGCTGTCGTGGCGCTATGTCGAGCGGCCGGTCCTGCGGAGCGGCTACCGGGCGTCGGCGCGCCGGATGGTGGCCCTCGGGCAGCGGACCGGCCTGGTCGGCATCGCCGTCAGCACCGTGGTGGCGGCTCTGGTCTCCGCCACCGTCACCGCCGGCCTCGGCAACTCCCGCGACCACAGCGCGCTCCAGGTCAGCCTCGACGCAGGCCAGGCCGCGATCGAGGCGCACCGCGAGGCGGCGCCGCCGGCACCGGCCGCGCCGGCCCCCGACGCCGCCCCCGACGCCGCGCCCGCGGTGTCGCCGTGGACCGCGCCCGCTCCCGGCGACGGCCGCGACCTCACCGTCATCGGCGACTCGGTCACCGTCGCCGCCGCCCCCGCGCTCTACGACCTGCTCCCCCACGTCGACCTCCGGGCCCACGTGGGCATGCAGATGTGGAGCCTGGAGAAGCGGATCCGGACGCTGCGCAAGACCGGGGCGCTGCGCCCGGTCGTGGTGATCGCGCTCGGCACCAATGGCGACTTCGCACCCCACCAGCTCACCGACGCCATCGACGCCGCCGGCCCCGGTCACCGCTTCGTGCTGGTCACGGCCAGCGGTCCGCGCTCCTGGATCGGGCCCGTGAACGCCAAGCTGCGCCGCTACGCCCGGAGCCAGCCGCACACCCGGATCGCCGACTGGGCCGCGCTGCGCCCGCGGGTCCCCGACTTCGCGGACGACCGCATCCACCCCGGACCGCGGGGCGGGGCCGTGCTCGCCCGGCTGATGTCGCGCACCGCCGCGTCGTTCTACGCCGAGACGGCGGGCTGAGGCGGATCAGTCGAGCAGCGCGACGGCGTCCGTCGGCCCCTCGCCGCGCAACAGCACCTCGACCGCCGGGTCGCCGGGATCGCGCCGCGAGAGCACGTCGACGACGACGCCGAACCAGCGCGGTTCCGCGCGGGCGAAGCCGGACCAGGCGTCCCACAGCAGCACCGTCGGGCCGGGCAGGTCGCGCAGGCAGTCGTTGAGGGCGTCCAGGTTGGCGCCGTAGTGGTCGGGGAACGCGAGCGCCCCGCCGATCGCGCGGAGCACGCCGGCGCGGTCCTCGAGACCCACGCCGTCGACGTACCCGAAGCCCCAGCCGGCGTGCTCGACGGCCTGGCGTACGTCGGCGACGTCGAGCGCGGAGGCCCAGCGGTGCACGCCCGGCGCGTGCCGGCCGGCGAGTACGGCGGCGAGCCCGCTCATCGGCGGATCCTCTCGAACGACTCGTAGTGGTCCTCGGTCCAGTACAGCTCGCCCCCGTCGCCGGCGATGATCCGCCGGGCGCCGCGATGGCTGAGGCCGGGCGTGTCGACGGTGTACTCCGCGTAGTAGCCCCGTGGCCGGTCGGGGAGCACGCCCTCGAAGTTGCCGAAGGTGGAGCCGTCCTTGCCCGGGTAGGGGAACGGGCCGCCGGCGTCGATCAGCGCGACCGTCTCGGCCGCCTCGGGCGGCAGGTCGGCGAGGTCGACGTACGCGACGCCATCCTCGTCGCGGGAGGCGGACCGGGTCGGCGTGGCGGAGGGGCGTGCCGAGGTCGTCGCGCTCGGGGTCGAGGCGACGCTCGGGCTCTGGCTCGCCCGGGACGGACCCGCGTCGTCGCCGCCCCGCGCCTGCAGCCACCACACGCCGACCAGCAGGACGACGGTGACGATCGAGGAGACGACCTGGGTCGTACGCCGGCTCATCCTCAGAAGGCGAGCGCCTGCGCGCGGCGCTTGACCTCGGAGCCGCGGTTCTCGAGCAGCGCGTCGATCGGGCGGCCCGGGAGGTCGGCGTCGAGGAAGATCCAGGCGATGCACTCGCGGTCGTCGAAGCCGTTGTCGTGGAGCACCGTCAGCAGGCCGGGCAGGCCCTTGACCGGCTCGCCGTCGACGAGGAAGAGCGCGGGGATCGCCTGGCGCCGGCCGGGGGCGGGCACGGCGGCGGCGAGCTGGTGCTCGCGGACCATGGTGCGCACCTTGGCGGGGGTGACCCCGATCAGGTCGGCGGCCTGGTCCCAGTCCAACCAGTCCTCGACGAGGACGGCGAGATCGTGGTCGGCCAGTCGCGGTTCGCTCATGGGTCCATCTTCCCTCACCGCGCGCGCGACCCCGCCGTGGCCCGGCTCCCGGCCCCGGCGTGGCTGCGCCCGGGCGTGGCCCGGGCCCGTACCATGGTCGTTCCGGTCACTTCCCCGGCCGGTCCAGCAGAACATGCACAGGAGGGTCGCTGTGCACGAAGACCAGCGCGCTCGCGGCGGCCCCGCCGCGCGGTCAGGCGACCCCTCAGCCACGAAGCGGGTGGAGGACCACCAGTTCGGGCGGCTGCTCGACGGCCGCTACCGGATCGGCATCCGGATCGCGCGCGGCGGCATGGCCAGCGTCTACGAGGCCGTCGACACCCGGCTGGACCGCACCGTCGCGGTCAAGATCATGCATCCCGGGCTCGGCGACTCGACCACCCACGACGACGACTCGTTCGCGCGCCGGTTCGTCAGCGAGGCCAAGGCCGCGGCCCGGATCTCCCACCCCAACGTGGTCGCGGTGTTCGACCAGGGCCGCGACGAGACCGAC contains:
- a CDS encoding ribonuclease domain-containing protein translates to MSRRTTQVVSSIVTVVLLVGVWWLQARGGDDAGPSRASQSPSVASTPSATTSARPSATPTRSASRDEDGVAYVDLADLPPEAAETVALIDAGGPFPYPGKDGSTFGNFEGVLPDRPRGYYAEYTVDTPGLSHRGARRIIAGDGGELYWTEDHYESFERIRR
- a CDS encoding barstar family protein, whose translation is MSGLAAVLAGRHAPGVHRWASALDVADVRQAVEHAGWGFGYVDGVGLEDRAGVLRAIGGALAFPDHYGANLDALNDCLRDLPGPTVLLWDAWSGFARAEPRWFGVVVDVLSRRDPGDPAVEVLLRGEGPTDAVALLD
- a CDS encoding acyltransferase family protein; its protein translation is MNPTEPLPDSRPARVPALDGLRGVAVLAVVGYHLFPHRLPGGFLGVDMFFVLSGFLITAELVREADGTGRPRFARFWVRRARRILPALLAVLLAVTATAGLLGGALEVRLRQQVLAALTFSSNWYQAGGPSSYADRYEAPVLQHLWSLAVEEQFYLVWPVLLWLLLVVTRRWGADRRGLVVAVLAALGVAAMALGRLGGGSLDRLYFGTDTHGFALLVGATAALWVVEVRLRTAVALSGGILLAILLLPWDAALTYLGGMAAVATATALLVLHVTGDARRVDCGRSPVALALSAPLLRWAGRRSYGIYLWHWPVIVVLLQVAPGLPLAVAAVPITLALAALSWRYVERPVLRSGYRASARRMVALGQRTGLVGIAVSTVVAALVSATVTAGLGNSRDHSALQVSLDAGQAAIEAHREAAPPAPAAPAPDAAPDAAPAVSPWTAPAPGDGRDLTVIGDSVTVAAAPALYDLLPHVDLRAHVGMQMWSLEKRIRTLRKTGALRPVVVIALGTNGDFAPHQLTDAIDAAGPGHRFVLVTASGPRSWIGPVNAKLRRYARSQPHTRIADWAALRPRVPDFADDRIHPGPRGGAVLARLMSRTAASFYAETAG
- the metF gene encoding methylenetetrahydrofolate reductase [NAD(P)H], with translation MTTGAGRSLGEIIREGGRSFSFEFFPPKDEAGEAQLWDAIRALEPYQPTFVSVTYGAGGSTRDKTVAITGRIARETSMVPMAHLTCVGHTREELEAILDAYVAEGVSHVMALRGDPQEGPRADWTPTDGGLNYALDLVELARSRGDFRIGVAAFPEGHPSADSLDADADVLVAKARAGAEFAVTQMFFRASDYFDLVGRVRARGVDIPILPGIMPILNLAAIRRQSELIGTSVPDDVVARISAHDGDPAAVRAEGIRIAAELCDELLAGGAPGLHFYTLNRSKATLEIFEALQITV
- a CDS encoding Rv2175c family DNA-binding protein, which encodes MSEPRLADHDLAVLVEDWLDWDQAADLIGVTPAKVRTMVREHQLAAAVPAPGRRQAIPALFLVDGEPVKGLPGLLTVLHDNGFDDRECIAWIFLDADLPGRPIDALLENRGSEVKRRAQALAF
- a CDS encoding polyprenyl synthetase family protein, which gives rise to MTQQAWDPTSFRTDVQATLDAFLADQADRLAPLGGDAARLLSEARVTVTGGKRFRAAFCHWGYAALAGAPSGADAEAVRRAAAALELLHASALVHDDLMDASDTRRGRSATHRTFERAHRADGWRGDPEQYGAAAAILLGDLLLSWSDELLRRCGLGWDRVGPALDVFDLCRSEVIAGQFLDVSVQARGRADVTQAMTVLRYKSAKYSIERPLHVGAALAGADAATLDLLTAFGLPLGEAFQLRDDLLGVFGDPATTGKPAGDDLVEGKRTVLVALALDRAPVADGERLDRALGTALSDAEVADLRAIIDGCGARAEVESMIDDLARQAVDALHRGQAEAGWDAEACRALEQLAAAATRRAH